The following coding sequences are from one Kosakonia sp. H02 window:
- the bglF gene encoding PTS beta-glucoside transporter subunit IIABC, which produces MKYQALAKDILSHVGGRENIVSLVHCATRLRFRLKDNKNADAEGLKTNPDVIMVVESGGQFQVVIGNHVNEVWQAVRSEAGLTDDSPAAEDEHSEKPNLLGRLIDIVSGIFTPFIGILAASGILKGLLALAVVCHWLTVDSGTYKIWYAASDALFFFFPIVLGYTAGKKFGGNPFITMVIGGALTHPLMLQSFEASRVPGAPVDLFLGIPVSWFNYSASVIPIILAAWVSCWLEKQGNKRLPSAVKNFFTPLICLAVTVPLTFLAIGPVATWLSQLLAGGYQMIYGVAPWLAGGAMGALWQVCVIFGLHWGLVPLMINNLSVLGQDSMVPMLLPAVMGQVGAAFGVFLRTRDTRQKVLAGSAATAGIFGITEPAVYGVNLPLRRPFIFGCVAGSIGGAIVGFSNSHVYSFGFANIFTLAQMIPPGGVDATLWGGILGTLVAMVLSFVLTLVAGMPARSTAQSSVVKIEVGENEIHSPMSGTVLALDQVPDSTFASGLLGEGVGIIPSGNKVIAPFAGEVASLFQTKHAIGLLSDSGIEVLIHVGIDTVKLDGEPFTAHVKVGDKVQPGDLLLEFDRQAILAAGFDLATPIIISNSDSYRAVTTVASTAVEAGMPLLTVNRNSH; this is translated from the coding sequence ATGAAATATCAAGCTCTGGCGAAGGATATACTCAGCCATGTGGGGGGACGGGAGAATATCGTCAGCCTGGTGCATTGCGCGACGCGGTTACGTTTCAGACTTAAAGATAACAAAAATGCAGATGCTGAAGGGCTTAAAACCAACCCGGATGTCATTATGGTGGTGGAAAGCGGCGGACAGTTTCAGGTTGTGATTGGTAATCACGTCAATGAGGTCTGGCAGGCTGTTCGCAGCGAAGCAGGGCTAACAGATGACTCTCCCGCTGCGGAAGATGAACACAGCGAAAAACCTAATCTGCTGGGGCGGTTAATTGATATTGTTTCCGGAATATTTACGCCCTTTATCGGCATCCTCGCTGCATCGGGGATCCTCAAAGGGCTACTGGCGCTGGCGGTGGTCTGTCACTGGCTCACCGTTGATAGCGGAACGTATAAAATATGGTACGCGGCCAGCGATGCGCTGTTCTTTTTCTTCCCCATCGTACTGGGTTATACCGCAGGGAAAAAATTTGGCGGCAACCCGTTTATCACGATGGTTATCGGTGGCGCGCTGACGCATCCGCTGATGTTACAGTCTTTCGAAGCCAGCCGGGTGCCGGGCGCACCGGTTGACCTTTTCCTTGGGATCCCGGTTAGCTGGTTCAATTACAGCGCCTCAGTCATCCCCATTATTCTCGCCGCCTGGGTAAGTTGCTGGCTGGAAAAGCAAGGTAATAAACGCCTTCCTTCTGCGGTGAAAAATTTCTTCACCCCGCTGATTTGCCTTGCGGTAACGGTGCCTTTGACTTTCCTGGCGATTGGACCTGTCGCGACATGGCTGAGTCAACTTCTGGCGGGTGGATACCAGATGATTTACGGTGTTGCACCCTGGTTGGCGGGTGGCGCAATGGGGGCTTTATGGCAGGTCTGTGTGATTTTCGGCCTGCACTGGGGACTGGTACCGCTGATGATCAACAACCTGTCGGTATTGGGACAAGATTCGATGGTACCGATGTTGCTGCCTGCGGTAATGGGGCAGGTTGGTGCGGCATTCGGGGTTTTTCTGCGTACTCGCGACACGCGTCAGAAAGTGCTGGCGGGCTCTGCGGCAACCGCAGGTATTTTTGGTATCACCGAGCCGGCAGTTTACGGCGTTAACTTGCCGTTGCGTCGGCCGTTTATTTTCGGCTGTGTGGCCGGATCTATTGGTGGTGCCATCGTGGGGTTCAGTAACAGCCACGTTTATTCATTCGGTTTTGCCAATATTTTTACCCTTGCACAGATGATTCCTCCAGGCGGCGTCGATGCCACATTGTGGGGAGGCATTCTTGGCACGCTGGTCGCCATGGTGCTGAGTTTTGTGCTGACATTGGTGGCAGGTATGCCTGCGCGTTCAACTGCACAATCATCGGTTGTCAAAATAGAAGTCGGTGAAAATGAAATTCACTCCCCGATGAGCGGCACCGTGTTAGCGCTCGACCAGGTTCCGGATAGCACATTTGCCAGCGGCTTATTGGGCGAGGGCGTCGGCATTATTCCTTCTGGCAACAAAGTGATTGCGCCCTTCGCCGGTGAAGTCGCCTCCCTTTTTCAGACTAAACATGCGATTGGACTGCTTAGCGACAGCGGTATCGAAGTGCTGATCCACGTAGGTATCGACACTGTGAAACTTGATGGTGAGCCCTTCACGGCACATGTAAAAGTAGGTGACAAGGTTCAGCCTGGCGACCTGTTGCTCGAATTTGATCGGCAAGCCATCCTCGCGGCCGGGTTTGATCTGGCTACCCCCATTATCATCAGCAACAGCGACAGTTATCGCGCTGTTACCACCGTGGCCTCTACGGCCGTCGAAGCCGGAATGCCGTTGCTGACCGTAAATCGTAACTCACACTAA
- the ascB gene encoding 6-phospho-beta-glucosidase codes for MKTFPDNFLWGGAIAANQVEGAYQEAGKGLSTSDVQPQGVFGPVIERVAGDHGIKDVAIDFYHRYPEDITLFAEMGFSCLRVSIAWTRIFPNGDEERPNEAGLAFYDQLFDELAKHGITPLVTLSHYEMPWGLVKQYGGWGSRKVIGFFERYARTVFTRYQNKVKLWLTFNEINMSLHAPMTGVGLPETSSKAQVYQAIHHQLVASALAVKACHEIIPDAKIGNMLLGGLVYPLSCKPADVFKALQENRTWQFFGDVQCRGAYPGYMKRYFRDNAIELDITDADLMALRHTVDFISFSYYMTGCVTADEELNKKARGNILSMVPNPHLAASDWGWQIDPIGLRTLLNDLWDRYQKPLFIVENGLGAKDKVEADGTILDDYRISYLNDHLVQVREAIADGVDVMGYTAWGPIDLVSASKAELSKRYGFIYVDRDDNGEGSLARSRKKSFYWYQKVIASKGASLQE; via the coding sequence ATGAAAACGTTCCCGGACAATTTTTTATGGGGTGGCGCGATTGCCGCCAATCAGGTTGAAGGCGCTTATCAGGAAGCGGGTAAAGGACTGTCGACATCAGATGTACAACCGCAGGGCGTGTTTGGGCCAGTAATCGAGCGTGTAGCAGGTGATCATGGCATTAAAGATGTGGCGATCGACTTTTATCATCGCTACCCGGAGGATATTACATTATTTGCAGAAATGGGTTTCAGTTGCCTGCGCGTTTCTATTGCCTGGACAAGAATTTTCCCCAATGGTGACGAGGAACGACCGAACGAGGCCGGGCTAGCTTTTTATGACCAGTTGTTTGATGAGCTCGCAAAGCATGGCATTACTCCGCTGGTGACGTTGTCGCATTATGAAATGCCGTGGGGACTGGTGAAACAGTACGGCGGCTGGGGAAGCCGGAAGGTCATCGGGTTCTTCGAACGCTATGCGCGCACGGTCTTTACCCGCTACCAAAATAAGGTGAAGTTGTGGCTTACCTTTAACGAAATCAATATGTCCCTGCATGCACCGATGACGGGTGTTGGCCTGCCTGAAACCAGCAGCAAAGCGCAGGTGTATCAGGCGATCCATCATCAACTGGTAGCCAGCGCTTTAGCGGTGAAAGCCTGCCATGAAATCATTCCGGATGCGAAGATTGGCAATATGCTGCTGGGCGGCCTGGTGTATCCGCTTTCCTGCAAACCGGCAGATGTGTTTAAAGCGTTACAGGAGAATCGCACCTGGCAATTCTTTGGCGATGTGCAGTGCCGTGGCGCGTATCCTGGCTATATGAAGCGCTATTTCCGTGATAACGCCATTGAACTTGATATTACGGATGCAGACCTGATGGCGCTGCGGCATACCGTCGATTTTATTTCATTCAGCTACTATATGACGGGCTGCGTAACCGCTGACGAAGAACTCAATAAAAAAGCGCGCGGCAATATTCTGAGTATGGTGCCAAACCCCCATCTGGCTGCGTCGGACTGGGGCTGGCAAATTGACCCGATTGGTCTGCGAACGTTACTGAACGACCTGTGGGATCGTTATCAGAAGCCTTTGTTTATAGTAGAAAACGGGCTTGGCGCGAAAGATAAAGTCGAGGCAGATGGCACAATTCTGGACGACTACCGAATCAGCTATCTCAACGATCATCTAGTCCAGGTGCGTGAAGCCATTGCAGACGGTGTGGACGTCATGGGATATACCGCCTGGGGGCCCATTGACCTTGTGAGTGCCTCTAAAGCTGAGCTTTCCAAACGGTACGGTTTTATCTATGTCGACCGGGATGATAACGGAGAGGGCAGCCTCGCACGCAGTCGCAAAAAAAGCTTCTACTGGTATCAAAAAGTTATCGCCAGCAAGGGGGCAAGCTTGCAGGAGTAG
- the ychF gene encoding redox-regulated ATPase YchF: MGFKCGIVGLPNVGKSTLFNALTKAGIEAANFPFCTIEPNTGVVPMPDPRLDKLAEIVKPQRILPTTMEFVDIAGLVKGASKGEGLGNQFLTNIRETEAIGHVVRCFENDNIIHVNNKVDPAEDIDVINTELALADLDTCERAIHRVQKKAKGGDKDAKAELAALEKCLPQLENAGMLRSLDLSDEDKAAIRYLSFLTLKPTMYIANVNEDGFENNPYLDTVREIAAKEGSVVVAVCAAVESDIAELDDADRDEFMAELGLEEPGLNRVIRAGYELLNLQTYFTAGVKEVRAWTIPVGATAPQAAGKIHTDFEKGFIRAQTIAYEDFITYKGEQGAKEAGKMRSEGKDYIVKDGDVMNFLFNV, from the coding sequence ATGGGATTCAAATGCGGTATCGTCGGTCTGCCTAACGTAGGTAAATCCACCCTGTTCAATGCGCTCACCAAAGCGGGTATCGAAGCGGCCAACTTCCCGTTCTGTACCATTGAGCCGAACACCGGTGTCGTACCGATGCCCGATCCGCGTCTGGATAAACTCGCGGAAATCGTTAAACCGCAGCGTATTCTGCCGACTACCATGGAATTCGTGGACATCGCCGGTCTGGTAAAAGGCGCCTCCAAAGGCGAAGGCCTGGGTAACCAGTTCCTGACCAACATCCGCGAAACGGAAGCGATCGGCCACGTGGTGCGCTGCTTTGAGAATGACAACATCATTCACGTTAATAACAAAGTCGATCCGGCAGAAGACATTGACGTTATCAATACTGAACTGGCGCTGGCGGATCTGGATACCTGCGAACGTGCGATTCACCGCGTGCAGAAAAAAGCCAAAGGCGGCGATAAAGACGCAAAAGCCGAGCTGGCCGCGCTGGAAAAATGCCTGCCGCAGCTGGAAAACGCCGGGATGCTGCGCTCGCTGGATCTGAGCGACGAAGACAAAGCAGCGATCCGCTACCTGAGCTTCCTGACGCTGAAACCGACCATGTACATTGCCAACGTCAATGAAGATGGTTTCGAAAACAACCCCTATCTCGACACCGTGCGTGAAATCGCCGCCAAAGAGGGTTCTGTGGTGGTTGCGGTGTGCGCGGCGGTTGAATCGGATATCGCCGAGCTGGACGATGCCGATCGTGACGAGTTTATGGCCGAACTGGGTCTGGAAGAGCCGGGCCTGAACCGCGTGATCCGCGCCGGTTACGAACTGCTGAACCTGCAAACCTACTTCACCGCTGGCGTAAAAGAAGTGCGCGCCTGGACTATTCCGGTTGGCGCAACCGCGCCGCAGGCCGCCGGTAAAATCCACACCGACTTCGAGAAAGGTTTTATTCGCGCACAAACCATCGCTTATGAAGATTTCATTACCTACAAAGGTGAGCAAGGCGCGAAAGAAGCCGGCAAAATGCGCTCCGAAGGGAAAGATTACATCGTTAAAGATGGCGATGTGATGAACTTCTTGTTTAACGTCTGA
- the pth gene encoding aminoacyl-tRNA hydrolase, with amino-acid sequence MTIKLIVGLANPGAEYAATRHNAGAWYVDLLADRARVPLRDEPKFFGYTSRITLAGEDVRLLVPTTFMNLSGKAVAAMATFYRINPDEILVAHDELDLPPGVAKFKLGGGHGGHNGLKDIISKLGNNPNFHRLRVGIGHPGDKNKVVGFVLGKPPVSEQKLIDEAVDEAARCTEIWLKEGLTKATNRLHAFKAQ; translated from the coding sequence GTGACGATTAAATTGATTGTCGGGCTGGCGAACCCCGGTGCCGAATACGCCGCGACACGCCATAACGCGGGTGCCTGGTATGTGGATTTACTGGCGGATCGCGCCCGCGTCCCGCTACGCGACGAGCCGAAGTTTTTTGGCTATACCTCGCGCATTACGCTGGCAGGCGAAGATGTGCGTCTGCTCGTCCCCACGACATTTATGAACCTGAGCGGTAAAGCGGTTGCGGCAATGGCGACCTTTTATCGCATCAACCCCGATGAGATCCTGGTGGCCCATGATGAGCTGGATCTGCCACCAGGCGTGGCGAAGTTCAAACTTGGCGGGGGCCACGGCGGCCATAATGGTCTGAAAGACATCATCAGCAAACTGGGCAATAACCCGAATTTCCACCGTTTGCGCGTCGGAATCGGTCATCCGGGCGATAAAAACAAAGTTGTCGGTTTTGTGCTGGGTAAACCGCCGGTTTCCGAGCAGAAACTGATCGACGAGGCGGTAGACGAAGCGGCGCGTTGCACCGAGATTTGGCTGAAAGAAGGGTTGACCAAAGCGACCAACCGGCTGCACGCCTTTAAAGCACAGTAA
- the ychH gene encoding stress-induced protein YchH, with protein sequence MKRKNASLLGNALMGLGLVVMVVGVGYSILNQLPQLHLPQIFAHGAVLSIFLGAVLWLAGARVGGHEQVCDKYWWVRHYDKRCRRDRQNHG encoded by the coding sequence ATGAAACGCAAAAACGCTTCGTTACTCGGTAATGCGCTCATGGGGTTGGGGTTGGTCGTGATGGTTGTTGGCGTCGGTTATTCGATTTTAAACCAGCTTCCACAGCTTCACCTGCCACAAATTTTTGCCCACGGCGCGGTGCTCAGTATTTTCCTCGGAGCCGTGCTCTGGCTTGCAGGCGCGCGCGTTGGCGGCCATGAGCAGGTATGTGATAAGTACTGGTGGGTGCGCCACTATGACAAACGTTGCCGCCGCGACAGGCAAAATCACGGCTAA
- the dauA gene encoding C4-dicarboxylic acid transporter DauA — MNKLLSPHIMPFRALIDACWKEKYTAARFTRDLIAGITVGIIAIPLAMALAIGSGVAPQYGLYTAAVAGIVIALSGGSRYSVSGPTAAFVVILYPVSQQFGLSGLLVATLMSGVFLILFGLARFGRLIEYIPLSVTLGFTSGIGITIATMQIKDFFGLQLTHVPEHYLQKVGALVMALPTINPGDAAIGIVTLGTLILWPRLRLRLPGHLPALLAGCAVMLIVNLLGGDVATIGSQFHYVLADGSQGNGIPQLLPQLVLPWDLPDSTFTLSWDSLRALLPAAFSMAMLGAIESLLCAVVLDGMTGTKHKANSELIGQGLGNIVAPFFGGITATAAIARSAANVRAGATSPISAVIHSLLVIMALLVLAPLLSWLPLSAMAALLLMVAWNMSEAHKVIDLLRRAPADDIVVMILCMSLTVLFDMVIAISVGIVLASLLFMRRIAHMTRLATVNVSVPDDVLVLRVIGPLFFAAAEGVFSDLETRIAGKRIVVLKWDAVPVLDAGGLDAFRRFVSRLPEGTELRVSNLEFQPLRTMARAGIQPIPGRLAFFPNRDAALAAL; from the coding sequence GTGAACAAGTTGCTTTCTCCACACATCATGCCTTTCCGCGCGCTCATTGATGCCTGCTGGAAAGAAAAATATACCGCCGCACGGTTTACCCGCGATCTGATTGCCGGCATCACCGTAGGCATTATTGCGATCCCGCTGGCAATGGCGCTGGCAATTGGCAGCGGCGTCGCACCGCAATACGGGCTTTATACCGCTGCCGTTGCAGGCATTGTGATTGCTCTGAGCGGCGGGTCGCGCTACAGCGTTTCCGGGCCGACTGCCGCCTTTGTGGTGATCCTCTACCCGGTCTCGCAGCAGTTTGGCCTCTCCGGCCTGCTGGTAGCGACCCTGATGTCCGGGGTTTTTCTGATCCTGTTTGGTCTGGCCCGCTTTGGCCGCCTGATTGAATACATTCCCCTTTCCGTCACCCTTGGTTTCACCTCCGGGATCGGCATTACCATCGCCACCATGCAGATAAAAGACTTTTTCGGTCTGCAACTGACGCACGTGCCGGAGCATTACCTGCAAAAAGTGGGCGCGCTGGTGATGGCACTGCCGACGATTAACCCGGGCGATGCGGCAATTGGTATTGTCACCCTCGGCACGTTGATCCTCTGGCCGCGTCTGCGTTTGCGCCTGCCCGGTCACTTGCCTGCGCTGCTGGCGGGTTGTGCGGTCATGTTGATTGTTAATCTGCTGGGCGGTGATGTCGCCACTATCGGTTCGCAGTTCCACTATGTGCTGGCCGATGGCAGCCAGGGCAATGGCATTCCGCAGTTGCTGCCGCAACTGGTGTTGCCGTGGGATCTGCCCGATTCCACTTTTACGTTGAGCTGGGATTCGTTGCGGGCGCTGCTGCCTGCCGCGTTTTCGATGGCGATGCTCGGTGCGATTGAATCGTTGCTCTGCGCGGTCGTGCTGGATGGCATGACCGGAACCAAACATAAAGCCAACAGCGAGCTGATTGGTCAGGGGCTGGGCAATATTGTCGCGCCGTTTTTTGGCGGCATCACCGCCACCGCCGCTATCGCCCGCTCCGCCGCCAACGTGCGCGCCGGGGCAACGTCACCCATTTCAGCGGTGATCCACTCGCTGCTGGTGATCATGGCGCTGCTGGTGCTGGCTCCGCTGCTCTCGTGGCTGCCGCTTTCGGCGATGGCTGCGTTGCTGCTGATGGTGGCATGGAATATGAGCGAAGCGCATAAGGTGATTGACCTGCTGCGCCGCGCACCAGCCGATGACATTGTGGTAATGATTCTTTGTATGTCGCTGACGGTACTGTTTGATATGGTTATCGCCATCAGCGTCGGGATTGTGCTCGCATCACTGCTGTTTATGCGTCGCATAGCGCACATGACGCGCCTGGCAACGGTAAATGTCAGCGTGCCGGATGACGTGCTGGTCCTGCGTGTGATTGGCCCGCTGTTTTTTGCCGCAGCGGAAGGTGTGTTCAGCGACCTGGAAACACGCATCGCCGGGAAACGCATCGTGGTGCTGAAATGGGATGCTGTTCCGGTGCTGGATGCCGGTGGTCTGGACGCGTTCCGCCGCTTTGTCAGCCGCCTGCCGGAAGGCACGGAACTTCGCGTCAGCAACCTGGAGTTTCAGCCGCTGCGCACGATGGCCCGCGCCGGTATCCAGCCGATCCCTGGCCGCCTGGCATTCTTCCCGAACCGTGATGCGGCGTTAGCAGCGCTCTGA
- the prs gene encoding ribose-phosphate diphosphokinase, which produces MPDMKLFAGNATPELAQRIANRLYTSLGDAAVGRFSDGEVSVQINENVRGGDIFIIQSTCAPTNDNLMELVVMVDALRRASAGRITAVIPYFGYARQDRRVRSARVPITAKVVADFLSSVGVDRVLTVDLHAEQIQGFFDVPVDNVFGSPILLEDMLQLNLDNPIVVSPDIGGVVRARAIAKLLNDTDMAIIDKRRPRANVSQVMHIIGDVANRDCVLVDDMIDTGGTLCKAAEALKERGAKRVFAYATHPIFSGNAVNNLRNSVIDEVVVCDTIPLSEEIKALPNVRTLTLSGMLAEAIRRISNEESISAMFEH; this is translated from the coding sequence GTGCCTGATATGAAGCTTTTTGCTGGTAACGCTACCCCGGAACTAGCACAACGTATTGCCAACCGCCTGTACACTTCTCTCGGCGACGCCGCTGTAGGTCGCTTTAGCGACGGCGAAGTCAGCGTACAAATCAATGAAAACGTACGCGGTGGTGATATTTTCATCATCCAGTCCACTTGTGCCCCAACGAACGACAACCTGATGGAATTGGTTGTTATGGTCGATGCCCTGCGCCGTGCTTCCGCAGGCCGTATCACCGCCGTTATCCCCTATTTTGGTTATGCTCGCCAGGACCGCCGTGTACGCTCTGCTCGCGTGCCAATTACCGCCAAAGTGGTTGCCGATTTCCTCTCAAGCGTTGGTGTTGACCGCGTACTCACCGTTGACCTGCACGCTGAACAGATCCAGGGCTTCTTTGATGTGCCGGTAGATAACGTGTTCGGTAGCCCGATCCTGCTCGAAGATATGCTGCAACTGAATCTGGATAACCCGATTGTGGTTTCGCCGGATATCGGCGGCGTCGTTCGCGCTCGCGCTATTGCTAAACTGCTGAACGATACCGATATGGCGATCATTGATAAACGCCGTCCGCGCGCTAACGTTTCCCAGGTGATGCACATCATCGGTGACGTGGCTAACCGCGACTGCGTACTGGTTGACGATATGATCGACACCGGCGGTACGCTGTGCAAAGCCGCTGAGGCCCTGAAAGAACGTGGCGCGAAACGCGTCTTCGCCTACGCCACACACCCGATTTTCTCCGGTAATGCGGTCAATAATCTGCGCAACTCTGTGATTGACGAAGTGGTGGTCTGCGACACCATTCCGCTGAGCGAAGAGATCAAAGCGCTGCCGAACGTACGTACGCTGACGCTCTCTGGCATGCTGGCCGAAGCTATCCGTCGTATCAGCAACGAAGAATCGATTTCTGCGATGTTCGAACATTAA
- the ispE gene encoding 4-(cytidine 5'-diphospho)-2-C-methyl-D-erythritol kinase, translating to MMKWPAPAKLNLFLYITGQRADGYHTLQTLFQFLDYGDTLTIEPRSDGNICLLTPVAGVPDEENLIVRAARLLMKRAGETGRLTVGSGADIAIEKRLPMGGGLGGGSSNAATVLVALNHLWQCGLSVDELAALGLTLGADVPVFVRGHAAFAEGVGEILTPVNPPEKWYLVAHPGVSIPTPVIFNDPELPRNTPVRSIETLLKCEFGNDCEVIARKRFRKVDAALSWLLEYAPSRLTGTGACVFAEFDTESAARQVLEQAPEWLHGFVARGVNLSPLAQTIAGQAEFR from the coding sequence ATGATGAAGTGGCCTGCTCCGGCGAAACTCAATCTGTTTTTATACATTACCGGCCAGCGTGCGGATGGTTACCACACGCTGCAAACGCTTTTTCAGTTCCTTGACTACGGTGATACGCTGACGATTGAACCGCGCAGCGATGGCAACATTTGCCTGTTGACGCCGGTTGCTGGCGTGCCTGATGAAGAGAACCTTATCGTGCGCGCGGCGCGGTTGCTGATGAAACGCGCCGGGGAAACCGGGCGCTTAACCGTAGGCAGCGGCGCGGACATTGCCATTGAAAAACGCCTGCCGATGGGCGGCGGTCTGGGCGGCGGCTCGTCAAATGCGGCGACGGTGCTGGTTGCGCTCAACCATCTGTGGCAGTGCGGGCTGAGTGTTGATGAACTGGCGGCGCTGGGTCTGACGCTCGGTGCCGATGTGCCGGTGTTTGTGCGCGGTCATGCCGCGTTTGCCGAGGGCGTAGGCGAGATATTGACGCCAGTAAATCCGCCCGAAAAGTGGTATCTGGTGGCGCATCCGGGTGTCAGCATTCCCACTCCGGTTATCTTTAATGATCCTGAACTACCAAGAAATACCCCCGTCAGGTCAATTGAGACGTTACTGAAATGTGAATTCGGCAACGATTGCGAGGTTATCGCAAGAAAACGTTTTCGTAAGGTTGATGCCGCGCTTTCCTGGCTGTTAGAATACGCGCCGTCGCGCCTGACTGGCACAGGAGCCTGTGTCTTTGCCGAATTTGACACCGAATCCGCCGCTCGTCAGGTGCTTGAGCAAGCCCCGGAATGGCTGCACGGTTTTGTCGCGCGAGGCGTCAACCTCTCGCCGCTAGCACAAACCATCGCCGGGCAAGCTGAGTTCCGGTGA
- the lolB gene encoding lipoprotein insertase outer membrane protein LolB — MIMPDSRFIRLLPLASLVLTACTLNAPKGPGQSPDSPQWRQHQQQVRDLNQYQTRGAFAYISDEQKVYARFFWQQTGQDRYRLLLTNPLGSTELELNAQPGNVQLVDNKGKRYTADDAEEMIGKLTGMPIPLNSLRQWILGLPGDATDYKLDDQYRLSQLNYSQGGKNWKVVYGGYDTKTQPAMPANMELNDGQQRIKLKMDNWIVK, encoded by the coding sequence ATGATTATGCCGGATTCCCGCTTCATTCGCCTGCTACCGCTGGCAAGCCTCGTTCTGACCGCCTGTACGCTTAACGCGCCGAAAGGTCCGGGTCAAAGCCCCGACTCACCGCAATGGCGTCAGCACCAGCAGCAAGTACGCGATTTGAACCAGTATCAAACCCGTGGTGCCTTTGCTTATATTTCCGATGAACAAAAAGTCTATGCCCGCTTTTTCTGGCAACAAACCGGCCAGGATCGCTACCGTTTACTGCTCACCAACCCGCTGGGCAGCACCGAGCTTGAGCTGAACGCGCAGCCGGGTAACGTGCAACTGGTCGATAACAAAGGCAAACGCTACACCGCTGACGATGCCGAAGAGATGATCGGTAAGCTGACCGGCATGCCTATCCCGCTTAACAGCCTGCGCCAGTGGATCCTCGGCCTGCCGGGTGATGCCACCGACTATAAACTTGATGACCAGTACCGCCTGAGCCAGTTGAACTACAGCCAGGGCGGGAAAAACTGGAAAGTGGTTTATGGCGGCTACGACACGAAAACCCAGCCCGCCATGCCCGCCAATATGGAGCTCAACGACGGTCAGCAGCGCATCAAGCTGAAGATGGATAACTGGATCGTCAAATGA
- the hemA gene encoding glutamyl-tRNA reductase, with protein sequence MTLLALGINHKTAPVSLRERIAFSPETLDQALESLLSQPMVQGGVVLSTCNRTELYLSVEERDNLQEALVRWLCDYHHLREDEVRQSLYWHQDNDAVSHLMRVASGLDSLVLGEPQILGQVKKAFADSQRGHDNASELERMFQKSFSVAKRVRTETDIGASAVSVAFAACTLARQIFESLSSVTVLLVGAGETIELVARHLREHKVQKMIIANRTRERAQVLADEVGAEVISLSDIDERLKDADIVISSTASPLPIIGKGMMERAMKARRNQPMLLVDIAVPRDVEPEVGKIANAYLYSVDDLQSIIQHNLAQRKAAAVQAETIVAQETSEFMAWLRAQSASETIREYRSQSEIVRNELTAKALAALEQGGDPQAIMQDLAWKLTNRLIHAPTKSLQQAARDGDDDRLHILRNSLGLD encoded by the coding sequence ATGACCCTTTTAGCTCTCGGCATCAACCATAAAACGGCACCTGTTTCGTTGCGAGAACGCATTGCATTTTCGCCGGAAACGCTTGATCAGGCGCTGGAAAGCCTGCTCTCACAGCCGATGGTGCAGGGTGGCGTGGTGCTGTCGACCTGTAACCGTACCGAACTCTATCTGAGCGTCGAGGAGCGGGACAATCTTCAGGAAGCGCTGGTGCGCTGGCTATGTGATTACCATCATTTGCGTGAGGACGAGGTCCGCCAGAGCCTTTACTGGCACCAGGATAACGACGCCGTCAGCCATTTAATGCGCGTGGCGAGCGGTCTGGATTCGCTGGTGCTTGGCGAGCCGCAAATCCTGGGCCAGGTAAAAAAAGCCTTTGCTGATTCTCAGCGCGGACACGATAACGCCAGCGAACTGGAGCGCATGTTCCAGAAATCCTTCTCCGTTGCCAAGCGCGTGCGTACGGAAACGGATATCGGTGCCAGCGCAGTCTCTGTCGCCTTTGCCGCCTGTACGCTGGCGCGCCAAATCTTCGAATCTCTCTCTTCGGTAACCGTGCTGCTGGTCGGCGCGGGGGAAACCATTGAACTGGTGGCCCGCCATCTGCGCGAACACAAAGTGCAGAAGATGATCATCGCCAACCGTACGCGCGAGCGTGCGCAGGTGCTGGCCGATGAAGTTGGCGCGGAAGTTATCTCCCTGAGTGATATTGATGAGCGCCTGAAAGACGCCGATATCGTTATTAGCTCAACCGCCAGCCCGCTGCCGATTATCGGCAAAGGGATGATGGAGCGGGCAATGAAAGCGCGGCGTAACCAGCCGATGCTGCTGGTGGATATCGCCGTTCCGCGCGATGTTGAGCCGGAGGTGGGTAAAATCGCCAATGCCTATTTGTACAGCGTGGACGATTTGCAAAGCATCATTCAGCACAATCTGGCGCAGCGTAAAGCTGCGGCAGTGCAGGCAGAAACCATTGTCGCCCAGGAAACCAGTGAATTTATGGCCTGGCTGCGCGCGCAAAGCGCCAGCGAGACTATTCGTGAGTATCGCAGCCAGTCAGAAATCGTTCGCAACGAGCTGACGGCGAAAGCGCTTGCCGCGCTGGAGCAGGGCGGCGATCCGCAAGCCATTATGCAAGACCTGGCGTGGAAGCTCACCAACCGTTTGATTCACGCCCCTACCAAATCTCTTCAGCAGGCCGCCCGTGACGGGGACGACGATCGCCTGCATATTCTGCGCAACAGCCTCGGGCTGGATTAG